The Anguilla anguilla isolate fAngAng1 chromosome 4, fAngAng1.pri, whole genome shotgun sequence genome has a window encoding:
- the fbxo45 gene encoding F-box/SPRY domain-containing protein 1 produces MSGAAAGGASSCIGAATASGSVVGSSAVGAGGGAGVAGRLPSRVLEHIFSYLELPDLMRCSLVCWHWNSCLADENSEVWRSLCNRTLSEEALRSDILCNLPTYKGKLKSYQHALSSHDCSRNVYVKKNGFTLHRNPIAQSTDGARGKIGFSEGRHAWEIWWEGPLGTVAVIGIATKRAPMQCQGYVALLGSDDQSWGWNLVDNNLLHNGEVNGNFPQCNNAPKYQIGERIRVILDMEDKTLAFERGFEFLGVAFRGLPKACLFPAVSAVYGNTEVTMVYLGKPLDG; encoded by the exons ATGTCTGGTGCGGCCGCTGGTGGGGCGTCTTCATGCATCGGAGCAGCCACTGCAAGTGGTAGCGTCGTCGGATCTTCTGCTGTTGGAGCTGGTGGAGGCGCAGGCGTGGCCGGCAGGCTACCCAGTCGGGTTTTGGAGCACATCTTTTCATATTTGGAGTTGCCTGATCTTATGCGGTGCTCCTTAGTGTGCTGGCACTGGAACAGCTGTCTCGCCGATGAAAATAGTGAAGTCTGGAGGAGCCTCTGCAACCGCACTCTGAGCGAAGAGGCACTGCGCTCCGATATTCTTTGCAATCTGCCCACCTACAAAGGAAAG CTGAAATCCTACCAGCATGCCCTGAGCTCCCACGACTGCTCACGTAATGTGTATGTCAAGAAAAATGGCTTCACCTTACACCGCAACCCCATTGCCCAGAGCACCGATGGTGCCCGTGGAAAGATAGGCTTTTCAGAGGGCAGGCATGCATGGGAGATCTGGTGGGAGGGTCCTCTTGGAACTGTGGCTGTCATTGGCATAGCCACTAAGCGGGCACCCATGCAGTGCCAGGGCTATGTGGCACTCCTGGGCAGTGATGATCAGAGCTGGGGATGGAATTTGGTGGACAACAACCTGCTTCACAACGGAGAGGTCAATGGGAACTTCCCTCAGTGCAACAATGCACCCAAGTACCAG attgGAGAGAGAATACGTGTTATCCTAGACATGGAGGACAAGACACTGGCTTTCGAGAGAGGGTTTGAGTTTCTTGGAGTGGCCTTCCGAGGACTCCCAAAAGCTTGTCTCTTCCCTGCTGTTTCGGCTGTTTATGGGAACACTGAAGTGACAATGGTGTATCTGGGGAAACCGCTGGATGGTTAA
- the LOC118226128 gene encoding myelin-associated neurite-outgrowth inhibitor-like: MNPAYSPTPSGVPFANPKGIGYPAGFPVGYAAATPAYSPNMYPGANTAFPTGYTPGTPYKMSCSPGTGAVPPYSSSPNPYQAAVYPMRSSYPQQNPYAQQGAYYTQPLYAAPPHVIHHTTVVQPNGMPAAMFAPPIPQPRGNGVSMGMVAGTTMAMSAGTLLTTHSPTQVGPHQVTIPTYRPPGAPAYSYVPSQW; encoded by the exons ATGAACCCTGCATATAGCCCCACTCCATCAGGGGTCCCTTTTGCTAACCCAAAGGGAATAGGGTACCCAG CGGGTTTCCCCGTTGGCTATGCGGCTGCTACACCTGCATACTCCCCTAACATGTACCCTGGAGCCAACACGGCCTTTCCCACAG GTTACACTCCGGGCAcaccatacaaaatgtcatgTTCTCCTGGCACTGGTGCTGTCCCGCCCTACTCCTCATCCCCAAATCCGTACCAGGCAGCAGTGTACCCCATGAGGAGCTCATACCCCCAGCAGAACCCCTATGCTCAG CAAGGCGCTTACTACACGCAGCCCCTGTATGCGGCTCCCCCGCACGTCATCCACCACACCACCGTGGTGCAGCCCAACGGGATGCCAGCCGCCATGTTCGCCCCGCCCATCCCTCAGCCCCGTGGCAACGGCGTCTCCATGGGAATGGTAGCAGGGACCACTATGGCGATGTCAGCCG GGACGTTGTTGACGACCCACTCTCCGACTCAAGTAGGCCCGCACCAAGTCACGATCCCCACGTACAGACCCCCTGGCGCGCCAGCCTACAGCTATGTGCCCTCACAGTGGTGA
- the LOC118225103 gene encoding rho guanine nucleotide exchange factor 4-like isoform X7 codes for MGVRDAVTGAQLISDGSVVYAEALWDHVTMDDQELGFNAGDVIEVVDATNKEWWWGRILDSEGWFPASFVRLRVNQDEPMEEYVAKLEDAREEDSASSGRLLGPGLPCKEQMRANVINEIMSTERDYIKHLKDICEGYIKQCRKRTDMFTEEQLRTIFGNIDEIYRFQKKFLKGLEKRFNKEQPHLSEIGSCFLEHQTDFQIYSEYCNNHPNACVQLSKLMKVNKYVFFFEACRLLQKMIDISLDGFLLTPVQKICKYPLQLAELLKYTNPQHRDYKDVEAALNAMKNVARLINERKRRLENIDKIAQWQSSIEDWEGEDILSRSSDLIFSGEMTKISQPQAKSQQRMFFLFDHQMVYCKKDLLRRDILYYKGRMDMDQMEVLDLEDGKDKDLNVSVKNALKLRSVEGEEVHLLCAKKPEQKQRWLRAFTDERGQVQHDRETGFSLTEVQKKQAMLNACKSHPAGKPKAVTRPYYDFLLRQKHPTLPTALPQQQVFMLAEPKRKSSNFWHNIGRLTPFKK; via the exons CTGATCAGCGATGGCAGTGTGGTCTACGCCGAGGCCCTGTGGGACCATGTCACCATGGACGACCAGGAGCTGGGCTTCAACGCTGGCGACGTCATCGAAGTAGTGGATGCCACCAACAAGGAGTGGTGGTGGGGACGGATCCTTGACAGCGAGGGCTGGTTTCCGGCCAGCTTTGTTCGG TTACGCGTGAACCAAGATGAGCCGATGGAGGAGTACGTAGCCAAGCTGGAGGACGCGCGGGAGGAGGACAGCGCCTCCTCGGGGAGGCTGCTGGGCCCTGGCCTGCCTTGCAAGGAGCAGATGAGGGCCAACGTCATCAACGAGATCATGAGCACCGAGAGGGACTACATCAAGCACCTGAAGGACATCTGCGAG GGCTACATCAAACAGTGCCGTAAGAGGACGGACATGTTCACTGAGGAGCAGCTCCGCACCATCTTTGGCAACATCGACGAGATCTATAGGTTCCAGAAGAAGTTCCTCAAGGGCCTGGAGAAGAGGTTCAACAAGGAGCAGCCTCACCTGAGCGAGATAGGGTCCTGCTTCCTGGAGCAC CAAACAGATTTCCAGATCTACTCTGAGTACTGCAATAACCACCCCAACGCCTGCGTGCAGCTGTCCAAGCTAATGAAGGTCAACAAGTACGTCTTCTTCTTTGAGGCGTGTCGCCTGCTGCAGAAGATGATTGACATCTCATTAGATGGCTTCCTGCTCACCCCGGTGCAGAAGATCTGCAAGTACCCTCTGCAGCTGGCCGAGCTGCTCAAGTACACCAACCCCCAGCACAG AGATTATAAAGACGTTGAAGCTGCTTTAAATGCTATGAAGAACGTTGCCCGGCTGATCAACGAGCGGAAGCGTCGACTGGAGAACATCGACAAGATCGCCCAGTGGCAGAGCTCCATAGAGGACTGGGAG GGTGAAGATATCCTCAGCCGGAGCTCAGATCTGATCTTCTCGGGGGAAATGACCAAGATCTCACAGCCCCAGGCCAAGAGCCAGCAACGCATGTTCTTCCTGTTTGACCACCAGATGGTGTACTGCAAGAAG GACCTGCTGCGCCGGGACATTCTTTACTACAAGGGGCGGATGGACATGGATCAGATGGAGGTGTTGGACCTGGAGGACGGCAAGGACAAGGACCTGAACGTGAGCGTGAAGAATGCACTGAAGCTGCGGTCCGTCGAGGGCGAAGAGGTCCACCTGCTCTGTGCCAAGAAGCCCGAGCAGAAACAGCGCTGGCTGCGCGCGTTCACCGACGAGAGAGGGCAGGTGCAGCACGACCGTGAGACAG GTTTTTCCCTAACAGAAGTCCAAAAGAAGCAGGCCATGCTGAACGCATGCAAAAGCCACCCAGCAGGGAAGCCAAAAG CGGTGACCAGGCCCTACTATGACTTCCTGCTGCGGCAAAAGCACCCCACCCTCCCTACCGCCCTGCCCCAGCAGCAGGTCTTCATGCTGGCCGAGCCCAAGCGCAAGTCCTCCAACTTCTGGCACAACATCGGGAGGCTGACGCCCTTCAAGaagtga